A DNA window from Centroberyx gerrardi isolate f3 chromosome 3, fCenGer3.hap1.cur.20231027, whole genome shotgun sequence contains the following coding sequences:
- the LOC139909860 gene encoding leucine-rich repeat LGI family member 2-like encodes MSSTKHWLLIGFALLCVYGAVESKRNFKCPSGCSCSKETIICVGTSQVPRTIPSDINSLSIVNGSIAEITEGMFSLMPSLQLLLLNANSLTTIKDDAFSGLPHLEYLFIEGNKIQTITKNAFRSLRDLTHLSLANNKMRFLPRDLFFDLDSLLELDLRGNAFQCNCENKWLMTWLKNTNATVSDVYCAGPSEMKGKRLNDLPIPPGECISTDFVRHQSIPIQSMSADIFSFKEDIYVAMAAPNSNSCVVMEWDHIEMNFRRFDNITGKSVVGCKSVLIDNHVLIIVTQLFGGSHIYKFDDQQNKFTKFQTIEVFNISKPNDIEVFQMDGEWYFVIVDSSKAGLSTLYKWSDQPDRNETGFYSYQFLHEWFRDTDAEFIDMDGKSHLILASRSQPPVIYLWNKSTLKFMLHGEIPNVDDVVAVKAFRVEEELYLAMTCYIGDSKVLKWSNKQFTEVQALPSRGAMILQPFTFTDRRYLALGSDYSFTQIYLWDTETKTFAKFKDIYVQSPRSFTVVTTDRRNFIFSSSFKGKSMVFEHIIVDLSL; translated from the exons ATGTCATCTACTAAGCATTGGCTGCTGATCGGCTTTGCTCTACTGTGTGTTTATGGAGCGGTTGAATCTAAAAGGAATTTCAAATGCCCTTCAGGATGTTCCTGCTCTAAGGAGACGATTATCTGCGTCGGCACTTCGCAGGTCCCACGGACTATACCGAGTGACATCAATTCACT GAGCATAGTAAATGGATCCATTGCTGAAATTACAGAAGGCATGTTTTCACTTATGCCATCGCTTCAGCTGCT GCTTCTAAATGCAAATTCCTTGACCACAATCAAAGATGATGCATTCTCTGGCCTTCCTCATCTAGAATATTT ATTTATTGAGGGGAACAAGATCCAAACTATCACCAAAAATGCCTTTCGGAGTCTCCGAGATTTGACTCATCT ATCACTTGCTAACAACAAGATGAGGTTTCTGCCAAGGGATCTCTTCTTTGACTTGGATTCCTTGCTGGAACT GGATCTGCGAGGCAATGCCTTTCAGTGCAATTGTGAGAACAAGTGGCTGATGACATggctgaaaaacacaaatgcCACTGTATCAGATGTCTATTGTGCAGGCCCCAGCGAAATGAAGGGCAAGCGGCTCAATGACCTTCCTATTCCTCCGGGCGAGTGCATCTCCACAG ACTTTGTCCGTCATCAGTCCATTCCCATTCAGTCGATGTCAGCGGACATCTTCTCCTTTAAAGAGGACATCTATGTGGCGATGGCTGCCCCCAATTCCAACAGCTGTGTGGTCATGGAATGGGATCACATTGAAATGAATTTCAGACGATTTGACAATATAACAG GGAAGTCTGTTGTTGGATGCAAGTCGGTCCTGATTGACAACCACGTCTTGATAATTGTCACCCAGCTCTTTGGTGGCTCCCACATTTACAAGTTTGATGATCAACAGAACAAGTTCACAAAGTTTCAAACTATTGAGGTCTTCAACATCTCGAAGCCCAATGATATCGAAGTCTTCCAAATGGACGGTGAGTGGTACTTTGTGATCGTGGACAGCTCCAAGGCCGgcctgtctacactgtacaagTGGAGCGACCAGCCAGACCGCAACGAAACCGGTTTCTACTCCTACCAGTTCCTCCACGAATGGTTCCGCGACACAGATGCGGAGTTCATTGACATGGATGGGAAGTCCCACCTCATCTTGGCCAGTCGCTCCCAGCCGCCCGTGATCTACCTGTGGAACAAGAGCACCCTGAAGTTCATGCTTCACGGTGAAATCCCGAACGTCGACGATGTGGTGGCGGTCAAAGCTTTTCGGGTGGAAGAAGAGCTCTACCTGGCCATGACTTGCTACATCGGTGACTCCAAAGTCCTCAAGTGGAGCAACAAGCAGTTCACTGAGGTGCAGGCTCTGCCGTCCCGCGGAGCAATGATCCTCCAACCTTTCACCTTCACGGACAGGCGCTACCTGGCCCTCGGCAGCGATTATTCTTTCACACAAATCTACCTCTGGGACACGGAGACCAAGACCTTTGCCAAGTTCAAGGACATTTATGTGCAGTCCCCGCGGTCTTTTACTGTGGTGACCACCGACAGGAGGAatttcatcttctcctccagcttcaAGGGCAAATCAATGGTTTTTGAGCATATTATTGTAGATTTAAGCTTATAA
- the LOC139909859 gene encoding coiled-coil domain-containing protein 149-like has translation MNTSRRSESDWQGLVNEFLVCKRKLESKKEALLILSKELDTCQQERDQYKLMANQLRERHQGLKKKYRELIDGDPTLPPEKRNQVNLAQLLRDSREKSSQLFEEVKELKQRLVEAQGDNKLLRMTITRQRLGDEEVGARHFPAHEREDLVRQLERAREQNEVLEHSVKSLTDELQDVRAERNVFQEKAHRLNMEMNHILGNDEIRILDIDALCMENRYLHDRFGQLQEEVNMLKTNLLKYKSALESRKNSKICGKPNSSALTGVLSAKQVQELLLSEENGCSLPVTPQSISDLKSLATALLETIHEKNMVIQHQRQTNKILGTRVAELEKKLKTLEVAGLWSLPGKDAIILNPQQTVLPGPQGQEGNDGSEKISVNEPSSPETPNQVGESTAASDGQEEFHKEPSSPSCVEASQAAEGAPLHPQAETPNGDECRRNDQSQITTELMALTSHRSKEGGRLRASPPETTDGKSPDPSDSRRLQRPSENADSDGGADESDEHTQEVETVEAECILTGGNINVASPTSASAAIERSSKEQEEVRSNQETEFSDLTDVCVSQEV, from the exons atgaataccTCCAGGAGAAGCGAGAGCGACTGGCAGGGGCTGGTCAatgag tTCCTGGTGTGTAAGCGCAAGttggagagcaagaaagaggcTCTTCTGATTCTGTCCAAAGAGCTGGACACCTGCCAGCAGGAGAGGGACCAGTACAAGCTGATGGCCAACCAGCTGCGCGAGCGGCACCAGGGGCTCAAGAAGAAGTACAGGGAACTCATT GATGGAGACCCCACTCTGCCTCCTGAGAAGCGGAATCAA GTGAATTTAGCCCAGCTGTTGAGAGATTCCAGAGAAAAAAGTAGCCAACTGTTTGAGGAGGTGAAGGAATTGAAACAGCGATTGGTAGAAGCCCAGGGTGACAACAAG CTCCTACGAATGACCATCACTAGACAGAGGCTGGGAGATGAGGAGGTTGGCGCTCGACACTTCCCTGCCCATGAGAGAGAAGACCTGGTCAGACAGCTGGAAAGAGCGAGAGAACAG AACGAGGTGCTGGAGCACAGTGTGAAGTCGCTAACTGACGAACTGCAGGACGTACGGGCCGAGCGGAATGTGTTTCAGGAGAAAGCACATCGTCTCAACATGGAAATGAACCATATCCTGGGGAATGATGAGATACGGATTTTAGACATAGATGCACTCTGCATGGAGAACAG GTATTTACATGACCGCTTCGGTCAACTTCAAGAGGAGGTCAACATGCTCAAAACAAATCTTCTGAAGTACAAG AGCGCCCTGGAGAGCAGGAAGAACTCTAAAATCTGTGGGAAACCCAACAGCAGTGCGCTCACTGGGGTACTCTCTGCCAAGCAAG tgcaagaGTTGTTGCTCTCTGAGGAAAACGGCTGCAGTTTGCCAGTGACTCCCCAGTCCATCTCAGACCTCAAGTCCCTCGCCACGGCGCTGCTAGAAACCATCCATGAGAAGAACATGGTCATTCAGCACCAGCGCCAAACCAACAA GATTCTAGGAACTCGAGTAGCGGAGCTGGAGAAGAAGCTAAAGACACTAGAGGTGGCCGGATTATGGAGCCTGCCAG GAAAAGACGCTATCATCCTGAATCCTCAGCAGACTGTGTTACCAGGACCTCAAGGCCAGGAAG GCAATGATGGATCTGAAAAAATATCTGTCAATGAGCCGAGCTCCCCGGAAACGCCGAACCAAGTGGGCGAATCAACAGCTGCGTCAGATGGTCAGGAAGAGTTTCACAAGGAGCCGTCCTCCCCATCCTGTGTGGAGGCATCTCAGGCTGCAGAGGGAGCGCCACTTCACCCACAAGCAGAGACGCCAAACGGTGACGAGTGTCGGAGGAATGACCAATCACAGATCACAACGGAGCTGATGGCTTTAACGAGTCACCGGTCAAAAGAAGGGGGACGTCTGAGGGCTTCCCCTCCCGAAACGACAGATGGGAAATCACCCGATCCGTCAGACTCCCGCCGCCTCCAGCGACCTTCAGAGAACGCCGACTCTGACGGAGGGGCGGATGAGTCAGATGAACACACTCAGGAAGTGGAGACTGTTGAGGCTGAGTGCATCCTGACGGGGGGAAATATCAATGTTGCGTCACCCACCTCTGCCTCCGCTGCCATAGAAAGGTCTTCTAAAGAGCAAGAGGAGGTCCGGTCAAACCAGGAGACGGAGTTTTCAGAcctgacagatgtgtgtgtcagtcaggaAGTCTGA
- the LOC139909861 gene encoding extracellular superoxide dismutase [Cu-Zn]-like, whose translation MIKSGNLYRDLEFWVLLRSILFKVAMRSYRSMTMLQSVVSYPALLVLLVSCLGCVSALSDQAPPEVSEYNNTLYAACKMRPSTTLADGLPKVYGRVLFKQEYPQGKLQVLLRISGFPRDSSAKPRAVHIHQYGDLSQGCESTGGHYNPHNVPHPNHPGDFGNFVAQQGRIIKVIESEATLFGSLSVMGRAVVVHEKMDDLGLGGDAGSLLHGNAGRRLGCCVIGISSSKLWNMYYNGQQRRA comes from the exons ATGATAAAGAGTGGAAACCTCTATAGAGATCTAGAGTTCTGGGTTTTGTTGCGGTCAATCCTTTTTAAAGTGGCCATGCGTTCATACAG GTCAATGACTATGTTGCAGTCAGTTGTGTCCTATCCAGCACTTTTGGTCCTCCTGGTAAGCTGTCTAGGATGTGTGTCAGCTCTCAGTGACCAGGCTCCGCCTGAGGTCTCAGAGTACAATAACACCCTGTACGCTGCATGCAAAATGAGACCCAGCACCACACTGGCTGATGGCCTGCCCAAGGTGTACGGCCGGGTGCTGTTTAAGCAGGAATACCCCCAGGGGAAGCTCCAGGTCCTGCTCCGCATCAGTGGCTTCCCCCGAGACAGCAGCGCCAAGCCCAGAGCGGTGCACATCCACCAGTATGGAGACCTCAGCCAGGGGTGTGAGTCCACCGGAGGCCACTACAATCCACACAACGTCCCTCACCCCAACCACCCGGGGGACTTTGGCAACTTTGTGGCCCAACAAGGGAGGATCATTAAGGTGATCGAATCTGAGGCGACTCTGTTCGGGTCGCTGTCTGTGATGGGAAGAGCAGTGGTGGTCCACGAAAAGATGGATGACCTGGGGCTAGGCGGTGATGCTGGGAGCCTGCTCCATGGAAACGCGGGCCGGAGGCTCGGCTGCTGTGTCATTGGGATTTCTTCCTCTAAGCTGTGGAATATGTACTATAAtggacagcagaggagagccTGA